ACAAAATCTCCCAAAAGACTGGTATTGAAAAGATCGTTATTGAAAAAATAGTCGAAGGCTTCATGAAGACCGTAAAAGAATCCATGATTGGTGGTCAAAACGTTTATTTAAGAGGATTTGGAAGTTTCATAGTTAAGAAGCGTGCTCAGAAGAAAGCACGCAACATTTCTAAAAATACTGAAGTTGTTATTCCAGAACATTATGTTCCTTCGTTCAAACCATCTAAAAAATTTGCCAATAGGGTTAAAGAGAATGTGAAATAAAACATTAGTTTTTAATTAACCGTTTATAATTTTCTTTGATCTCCTTAATCCGCTCTTCCTGTTTTTCTTCCGGGAATTTCTCTTTGACCCTGGCCTTTTGCCCACTCTGTAGTTCATAATCTCCATCGACGTTCATTTCTACATCAGGCATACCTTCACTTACAGTAGCCTTCACAAA
This genomic window from Bacteroidales bacterium contains:
- a CDS encoding integration host factor subunit beta; amino-acid sequence: MTKADIVDKISQKTGIEKIVIEKIVEGFMKTVKESMIGGQNVYLRGFGSFIVKKRAQKKARNISKNTEVVIPEHYVPSFKPSKKFANRVKENVK